From Bradyrhizobium sp. sBnM-33:
AAACTGATGCGGGCCAAGATGACGATCGACGAAATCAGAGATAATTTCGAGCTGCTGGAGGAATGGGACGACCGCTACCGGTACGTCATCGAACTCGGCCGCATGCTCGACCCGATGCCGGAGGCCGAGCATTCCGCGGAGAACAAGGTCAATGGCTGCGTCAGCCAGGTCTGGCTTTCCCGGCAGATCGACCGCAGCGGAAACGGCGAACCGCGGCTGAAATATCTGGGCGACAGCGACGCTCACATCGTGCGCGGCCTGATCGCAATCCTGCTCACGCTCTATTCCGGCCGCACCCCGCAGCAGATCCTTTCAACCGATGCGCTCGCGGTGTTCGACGAATTCGGATTTCGCGAGCACCTGACGCCGCAGCGTTCCAACGGCCTGCGCTCCATGGTCGAGCGCATCCGCTCCGACGCGCGCGAGGCGCTTGCCGCGGCCTCGTGACCACCGTCATCGCGACCGTTGGCTTCTCGCAATAACCGGGCTTACTTCCGCTTCCGCGCCTGCTGGCCGAGGCCCATCTTCTTGGCGAGTTGCGAGCGCGCCACCGCGTAGTTCGGCGCCACCATGGGATAATCCGGCGGCAGGCCCCATTTGTCGCGGTATTGCTCCGGCGTCATGTTGTACTGCGTGCGCAAGTGACGCTTCAGCGACTTGAAGCGCTTGCCGTCCTCCAGACACACCAGATATTCCGGCGTCATCGACTTCTTCACCGACACGGCCGGCTTGGCTGGCTCAAGCGGCGTCTCGGGCCGGCCGCTCGACACCCGCATCAGCGCGGCATGGACCTGGCTGATCAGGTTCGGGATTTCCGAGGCCTGGGTCGGATTGTTGCTGAGATAGGCCGATACGATATTGGCGGTCAGTTCGACGGCCGTTTTGCCGGCGGAATCGGTCATGGCTCAACCTTTGGGATCACGAATGCATCTGTCGACCACACGGTTCTGACAGTATCCAATCACGGCAATACATCGGCGGAATCTCGTACGACTTGGCAAATATGGACGAACTACCGGGAAACTGACAAGAACGGCGGCGCTTTATTTTCAACAACCACTCTCGCGGCAAGTATTGCCGGTTCAGGACCGCTGATCGAGATGCGCGCGCAGTTCATCGATCGAGGCGAAGCGCATCATCCCCTCCGGCATCTGGGCCTCGATCGAACCGTCGGAGTAGAGGGAATATGCCATGCCATCGACGACGCCGGACTTCAGCACCGTCACCGCCGGCTGATCCTCCGTGCGCGGCGGTCCACCATTGGCTTCCGCCGGCGCCGGGGGTGTGCGGCCGCCGCGGCGCTGCAGCGGGGTTTCACTGGGTTTTGCGCGCTCCGCTTTCGGCCAGGTTTCCTCGAACGACGCCCGTGGCGGTTCGGCCGGCTCGACCGGCGGCACGGCGGGTGGATTGGAACGAAGGTCCGATGACAAAAGGTCCGGCGGCAGCGGCTCACTGGCGCGCCCCTGCGCGCGCTCGCGCTCTCTTCGCGACGTCGAAGAAAACAGCAAATTGCGCTTCGGTTTCGGAGCCGACGGTGCGGGTTCGGGGTGTGTCGGCTCCGGGATCGGGTGATCGCGCAGGACAGCCTCGTTCTGCCAAGGCGGCGGCACCGCTGGCGAGAAAGGCGGCGGTGCTGTTGGGGGGAATGGTCCGGGACCAGTGGGCTGATCGGCGGCCGGGAAACCGCCTTCGAAGGGAGCGAAATCCCGCACCGCGGCCTCGCCGCGCGCTTCAGACACGCCAGCGCCGAGCCGCCGCGCAACGTTCTTCAGCTCCCGGACCGCTATCCAGAGCGCGAGCATGATCGCGCCGGTGCAGACGCCGATCACGCCGGCGATGATCAACGTGTTGCCGGTGCTGAATTCCTTGATCGGGATCCCGAAGCCGATCGCCAGCAGCCCCGCCAAAACGAGGCCGATCGCGGCGACCAACATAACAACCATCATTGAACTAACCCCTCAGCCGCGCCCGAAACGCTCGCAAGCCGCCCAACGCCACGATACCGTCATATTGTGCGCATCGCCACCCGCCAAATTGCACACTGGGTTCCGCATAGCGTTGTTCGGTTACAGGAATCCCGGTCGCGGGTGTTTCGTGCCATTCAGGTGCCGTTCACTCCGGCGCCCGTAGTTTTACCACCTACCAATTACTGCCCTTTTGTTGCATTGCATCAGGGATTTACGCCACAATTCCCAATTACTTGGTAATGGAACTGAGCTATATGGGTACCCGGGGAATGAGGCTCAAGAATATCCAAGCTGGGCCATAGGGGACTCTGGGCTACCAATGTCATCCATCACGACTTCTGCCCTCGATACGCCTTCACGGCGCTCGTTGGAGCGGACCTGTGACGACCTTGCCATCTTCGTGCTGGCCGTTGTCACCCTCGTCGCTGGCCTGACCTTCCGCGACTATGGGCTGGGCTGGGACGACTACACGCACGCCGAATATGCCGATCTGCTGCTGCGGATGTACGGTTCCGGCTTCAAGGATACCGGCGCGCTGTCGTTCGCCAATCTCTACATGTATGGCGGCGGCTTCGACATGGCGGCCGCCCTGCTGCACAAGGTCATCCCGCTCGAATTGTTCGAAACGCGCCGCCTGCTCGGCGCCGTCGTCGGCCTGATCGGTCTTGCCGTGACCTGGCGGCTGGCGCGGCGCGTCGGCGGCCCGCTTGCCGGGCTCGCGACGCTGCTCTTGCTGGCGCTGTGTCCGACCTTCTACGGGCACATGTTCATGAACCCGAAGGACGCGCCGTTTGCCGTCTCGATGGTGATCCTGATCCTGGGTCTGGTGCGCCTCGCCGAGGAGTATCCCGCGCCTTCGCCGCGAACCATCCTGATCATAGGCCTCGGCGCCGGCCTCTCGATCGGCTGCCGGATCCTCGGCGGGCTGGCGGTGGTCTATGCGATGGTGGGCTTCGTCCCGCTGTTGATCGAGGACGTCCGCACGCAAGGCTCGCGCGAGGCGATCCGCCGCTTCGCCCATGTCGTGTACGTGCTGCTGCCCGGCCTCGTGCTCGGGTACCTGATCATGGGCCTGGTGTGGCCGTGGTCGATTATGGAGCCGGACCACCCCTTCAAGGCGCTGACCTATTTCTCGCATTTCTTCGAAAAACCGTGGAAGGAAATGTTCGACGGGGCGCTGGTCTCGGTGCCGGACATGCCATGGTCCTACCTGCCGACTCTGTTCGCGCTGCAGCTTCCCGAGATATTGCTCGCGCTTCTGCTCGCCGGCGTCGTCGGCAGCTTTATGTCGCTGTCGCGCGTGGACGTGGCAGCGCGCCGCAAGACCATCTTCCTGATGTTGACGCTGGCGGCCACGCTGCCGCTGGTGATCGCGATGGTGAAGCGGCCGGCGCTCTACAACGGCATCCGGCATTTCGTTTTCGTGATCCCGCCGATGGCCGTGCTAGCCGGCGCATCGTTCGCCTGGGGTATGAACTGGCTGAAGAACAATCACCGCCGGTGGCAACCGGCGGCGCTAGCGGTGTTCACGTTCGGCCTGCTGTTGCCGCTCAGCGAGATGATCCGCCTGCACCCTTACGAATACACCCACTTCAATCACATCGCCGGCACCGTTCGCGGCGCCGACAAGATGTTTATGCTGGATTATTGGGGGCTGGCGCTGAAGCAGGCTTCCGACGGTCTGCGCGAAGAGCTGGTCGAACGGCAGGAATTCCCTCCACAGGGACGCAAGTGGAAGGTCGCGGTGTGCGGCCCGCAGCGCCCGGCGCAGGTGGCGCTCGGTCCCGACTTCACGATCGGCTGGGACAGCCAGTCGGCCGACTTCGCGATGACGCTGGGCGAGTTCTACTGCAAGGGCCTCACTGCACCGGTCATGGTCGAAATCAAGCGCGACGATGTCGTGTTCGCGCGCGTCTATGACATCCGCGGCCGCGCCATCTCGACACTGCTGGCGATTCCAGCGCCGTAAGTCGGCAAGAGCATAACTGCCACCCGTGATGCCTGCCTTGCTGGCCATCCGGCACAGGGCTAGGCTAGCTCCCGAAATCAACAATTTTCGGGAGAAGCCACGCCATGTCGCCAGCCGAAGCTCGCCTGAAACAAGTTCCATCCGGCATCACGGATGCCGAGTGGAACCAGCGCGTCAATCTCGCCGCCTGCTATCGCCTCGTCGCGCTCTATGGCTGGGACGATCTGGTCGATACCCACATCTCGGCGCGCGTGCCCGGCCCCGACCATCACTTTCTGATCAATCCTTACGGCTTGATGTTCGAGGAAATCACGGCGTCGAGCCTGGTGAAGGTCGATCTCCACGGCAACCAGCTCAGCGAGAGCGAATACAGCATCAACCCGGCCGGCTTCACCATCCACTCGGCGATCCATGAGGTGCGCGAGGATGCCGGCTGCGTGCTCCATCTGCACACGCCCGACGGGACAGCGGTGGCGAGCTGCATGGAGGGCCTGCTGCCGATGAACCAGACCGCGCAGTTCGTCACCCACGATCTCGCCTACCACGATTACGAAGGCGTGGCGCTGGACCACGACGAGCGCCCGCGGCTGCAGAAGGACCTCGGCAACAAGAACCACATGCTGTTGCGCAACCACGGCACCCTCACCGTCGGCCGTTCGGTCGCCGCCGCCTTCGAGCGCATGTACCATCTGGAGCGGGCCTGCACGATGCAGGTGCGCACGCGCATGCTGGGGCCCACCGCCTACCCGATCGAGCAGGCCGTGATCGACAAGAACGAGCGGCTGTTCGCCAACGCCGATTTCGCGGAACGGCGCTCGACCGAGCTGGTATGGCCGCCGCTGTTGCGCAAGCTCGATCGCATCGATCCGAGCTACAACAGCTGAGCCCGAAGAGAAGGTCATCGCGGCGTGACGGTACTGGTGACCGGCAGTTCCGGCCATCTCGGCGAGGCGCTGATGCGTACGTTGCGGGCGCAGCGGCGCGAGACCATCGGTATTGACGTTCTGCCCGGCGTGTTTACACACCACGTGGGCTCGATTACTGACCGCGCGTTCGTGCGCCGCTGCATGAACGGCATCACGACCGTGCTGCACGCCGCGACGCTGCACAAGCCGCACGTGGCTACCCACAGCCGCCAGGAATTTATCGACGTCAACATCACCGGCACGCTCAATTTGCTCGAAGAAGCCGCGGCAGCCGGCATCACGGCATTTGTCTACACCAGCACCACAAGCGTCTTCGGCGAGGCGCTGGTGCCACCGCCGGGCGAGCCGGCGGCCTGGATCACCGAAGATGTCACGGCCGTGCCGAAAAACATCTATGGCGTCACCAAGGCCGCCGCGGAGGATCTGTGCCAGCTCTTTGCGCGCAATGACGCGATTCGCACCATCGTGCTGCGCACCTCGCGCTTCTTTCCCGAAGAGGATGACAATCGCGCGACACGCGAGGCCTACACCGACGCCAACATCAAGACCAACGAGTTCCTCTATCGGCGCGTCGATATCGAAGACGTGGTCAGCGCGCATCTTTTGGCGGCCGACCGCGCGCCATCGACTGGCTTCGCGAAATACATCATCAGCGCCACCACGCCATTCTCACGCAACGACACGGCGGAACTGCGCAACGACGCGCCGCGTGTGGTCCGCCGTTACGTGCCGGAGTTTGAGGCTGAATTTGCGTGGCGCGGCTGGAGGATGATTCCAGGCATCGATCGCGTCTACGTCAACGACCGCGCACGTGCCGAACTCGGCTGGCAGCCGCGCCATGATTTCCGCGCGCTGATTGCGCGGCTGCAGGCCGGCGGGGATATCCGCAGTCCGCTCGCGCGCGAGATCGGCAGCAAGGGCTATCACGACCGCGTCTTTCGCGAGGGA
This genomic window contains:
- a CDS encoding SufE family protein, with the translated sequence MTIDEIRDNFELLEEWDDRYRYVIELGRMLDPMPEAEHSAENKVNGCVSQVWLSRQIDRSGNGEPRLKYLGDSDAHIVRGLIAILLTLYSGRTPQQILSTDALAVFDEFGFREHLTPQRSNGLRSMVERIRSDAREALAAAS
- a CDS encoding MucR family transcriptional regulator, whose amino-acid sequence is MTDSAGKTAVELTANIVSAYLSNNPTQASEIPNLISQVHAALMRVSSGRPETPLEPAKPAVSVKKSMTPEYLVCLEDGKRFKSLKRHLRTQYNMTPEQYRDKWGLPPDYPMVAPNYAVARSQLAKKMGLGQQARKRK
- a CDS encoding DUF308 domain-containing protein, coding for MMVVMLVAAIGLVLAGLLAIGFGIPIKEFSTGNTLIIAGVIGVCTGAIMLALWIAVRELKNVARRLGAGVSEARGEAAVRDFAPFEGGFPAADQPTGPGPFPPTAPPPFSPAVPPPWQNEAVLRDHPIPEPTHPEPAPSAPKPKRNLLFSSTSRRERERAQGRASEPLPPDLLSSDLRSNPPAVPPVEPAEPPRASFEETWPKAERAKPSETPLQRRGGRTPPAPAEANGGPPRTEDQPAVTVLKSGVVDGMAYSLYSDGSIEAQMPEGMMRFASIDELRAHLDQRS
- a CDS encoding glycosyltransferase family 39 protein; this translates as MSSITTSALDTPSRRSLERTCDDLAIFVLAVVTLVAGLTFRDYGLGWDDYTHAEYADLLLRMYGSGFKDTGALSFANLYMYGGGFDMAAALLHKVIPLELFETRRLLGAVVGLIGLAVTWRLARRVGGPLAGLATLLLLALCPTFYGHMFMNPKDAPFAVSMVILILGLVRLAEEYPAPSPRTILIIGLGAGLSIGCRILGGLAVVYAMVGFVPLLIEDVRTQGSREAIRRFAHVVYVLLPGLVLGYLIMGLVWPWSIMEPDHPFKALTYFSHFFEKPWKEMFDGALVSVPDMPWSYLPTLFALQLPEILLALLLAGVVGSFMSLSRVDVAARRKTIFLMLTLAATLPLVIAMVKRPALYNGIRHFVFVIPPMAVLAGASFAWGMNWLKNNHRRWQPAALAVFTFGLLLPLSEMIRLHPYEYTHFNHIAGTVRGADKMFMLDYWGLALKQASDGLREELVERQEFPPQGRKWKVAVCGPQRPAQVALGPDFTIGWDSQSADFAMTLGEFYCKGLTAPVMVEIKRDDVVFARVYDIRGRAISTLLAIPAP
- a CDS encoding class II aldolase/adducin family protein, which translates into the protein MSPAEARLKQVPSGITDAEWNQRVNLAACYRLVALYGWDDLVDTHISARVPGPDHHFLINPYGLMFEEITASSLVKVDLHGNQLSESEYSINPAGFTIHSAIHEVREDAGCVLHLHTPDGTAVASCMEGLLPMNQTAQFVTHDLAYHDYEGVALDHDERPRLQKDLGNKNHMLLRNHGTLTVGRSVAAAFERMYHLERACTMQVRTRMLGPTAYPIEQAVIDKNERLFANADFAERRSTELVWPPLLRKLDRIDPSYNS
- a CDS encoding NAD-dependent epimerase/dehydratase family protein, encoding MTVLVTGSSGHLGEALMRTLRAQRRETIGIDVLPGVFTHHVGSITDRAFVRRCMNGITTVLHAATLHKPHVATHSRQEFIDVNITGTLNLLEEAAAAGITAFVYTSTTSVFGEALVPPPGEPAAWITEDVTAVPKNIYGVTKAAAEDLCQLFARNDAIRTIVLRTSRFFPEEDDNRATREAYTDANIKTNEFLYRRVDIEDVVSAHLLAADRAPSTGFAKYIISATTPFSRNDTAELRNDAPRVVRRYVPEFEAEFAWRGWRMIPGIDRVYVNDRARAELGWQPRHDFRALIARLQAGGDIRSPLAREIGSKGYHDRVFREGPYPVE